The Scleropages formosus chromosome 15, fSclFor1.1, whole genome shotgun sequence genomic sequence tgacccccccccccccccaacccccgagGTCTTCAGCCTCCGATCAGAAGTGGGCTGTACCCCGAAGTGTGAACCGACTGGTTGTAACCGCTTTTTCATCTGGGTCTGACGTTCCTGAACTCGCAcggaggaaactggagtacgGAGCATCGCCTGCGGTTTGGCTGAAAGGTTTAGCACAATAGTTGTGCCTTTCCCCTTTTCTTCAGACCCCCGTGGGACAAATGTAAAGATTTGTAATGCGACGGTGGTAAAAGTTAGGCAGAAAAGACCCTTTTGTCATTGGCACTTTTGATAAAGTCCGAACTGATGcagaatatatataaatatatatatatatagatacagaTATTTGTACTCTTGAACATTGAAAGCTAAgaagctgtgtaatttttcttgCCAAATAACGAATGCTTATGGATTGATGTTCACAAGTAGGGGCCGTACTTCAGTATCGACCTATTAGTCCTACAGTCGTCGTCTTGCTGGTGTTTGAGCGGCTCTCCGGTTCCATGGCAGTTCGCCTCTGCGTTCGAGGGGCGCGGGTGTCAGACAGACTGTATTTACGAGGTCATACCTACGTCGTTTTGTtagaattgtgtttttttttttttttaaatcttctgcaataaatgttttaattaaaaaataacaactgttctgttttttttttcccccccgatCCGTATGGCAAAGCAGGAGGAATTTGCAGATAGGGGCCTGTTGACGCCCTAGGACCGTAAAAACACCTGGGCGAAAGTACAACAGTTCCTCCCATAAAATGAGTTTTGCTTCAGGGCTGGGTGATGTCCTTGGCGAGAGAAAACCAGTCCTCTCCCCGCGTGTCTGTCTTAGCTCGTTTCCTGGAGTTTCGTCAAAAGTCGGCTTTTCCCCACCGCTTGGTTTCGGTGTTTATTCATCTGAGCGAAACGCCGTTTCGCGGCGCATCTGGATTCCAGCTCGCAGAGAACGCACACGCACAGCATGTTTGAAACATACCATTTTATTGTTGATTTGTCTTTAACACATTACAACGGTCGCAAAGGAGCTGTATCATCTTCTTGCACAATGTGAGTTGCACAAGGAAGGTTATCTTAGTTCCTTCACTGACCACCTTGGTCGCCTCCTTGGTCATGACCATGTCCATGACTGCCACGCCCATGACCGCCGCCACGCCCGTGACCGCCGCCGCCGTGCCCATGTCCGCCGTGCCCATGTCCACCGTGCCCGTGGCCTTGTCCTTTTTCTCCTTCGCACTTCTTCTCTCCTTTCCCGCCCTTCTCACACTGGCCCTGAAGACCCAACGAGAGCAACGTCGAACCACAAAAAACGACAAGGCGGAACTTGTTCAACAGGaaacttttgaaatgaaattattttaaattaaattaaattttaaatgtgccGGGTGTGAAACGAATGACCTGCACCAACCACTAGGGGGCGCCACACCACATTTGCTCCTCCCCTGCTTTGGAATGGTGTGACGGTGGAGCAAAAGATCATTGAAACAGAAATGCCATTCGCAGCGTGCAAACTCTTGGAAATTCTTCGGCGCATGGCACTGAGGGCTGTATGCCAAACGAGAGGAGTGAAACGGGGGAGCTATGCGCGACGTCGTTATGGACGGAGAACTTCCTAGCCGCGTTCACCACAGCCGCGCTTCCCCTACCGCGACAAGCTCGTGCTGTTCTTCCCGACATGACAGTACTGTGGCACTGATGTTTGTACCCTGTCTCTGAAACTCTTTCAGATAAACAtagaaacaatgacaatgagagGAAGAATACTTACATCGTGGCCGTGCTTAGCCTTCTGTTTGCCCAAATGACAATAAAGATGGATTAATCATTTCATCTGCAGGTGTTGATATGTGATGTATAATGTCCATGCACTCATGCAgaattttctagaaaaaaaagttttttgtctTACCTCTGGATTTTCTGTGGGGAAAAAGGGCAACGGTGTCAGTATTTCAAACGATACACAAATATTGCCAAAGCCTGAAGGCTTGTAACAAATTGCTGCAAGCTTTTGGTCTCAGTGTTGACCGCAGATACGAAACCTTGAGAATAACTGCAGTGATATAGTAAGACTTGGTGCATTAATGGTTTCGCGAGTTTTTCAGTGTTGTTATTGTTAAGCCAGGGGTGTGTTGACCGTGCCTCTTGGCATGTCACCCAGAGaccgatcacacacacacacacgcacatacacacacttacttGGCTGATCGCTCATGATGCTCTTGTCGGAGACTCTAGATGATGATGTAGACAGCTGCTGCGACAGAAACGAAACGGATCAGTTGGGAACTCGTGGCGTTCGATTCCGTAACACATGCGCCTGCATTAGATCtacacatttattgtaaatcAGTGCGCTTAGCTTTGTATAGAACATTATTGCATATTATACGTTATATTATTTGTATGTCTTTTAACACAGGCCGAGCTGTGACCCAAAGGAGCTGGCTATAAGTTGAATGCGTGGAGTTGCTCACACGGAAGAGCGAGCACAGATCGAGCGATGTAAATGATGGTGCCTCACCTTGTGCTGGAGCTCAGCGGTCTGTACCAGCAGGGTGCTGTACCGCGGTATTTATGGCACTGGAGGCAGGGCGAGGCAGCGGCTCCAGACCACTCCCTCCAGCTGGGAGCCAGGTAAAGGAGGAGACGAGACTGGCTGGCGCGCTTCAGACggtggaaaaaaagacagacaaacGGAAAACAACAGACTCGAAGCGCTGACGGCGCGAGGTGTAAGTTTTGGTGTCCGATGGTTCGACGTGCGTGCTGAAGGCTGTCTTCCTGCCACGAAGCGCCGTCGCGAACGCTGTGGTATGATTCCATTCGCGGTTTGCACTCCTCGTGACTTTGTGATTCATGCTCCTTGTGGCAATATTTGATACACAGCAACATTGTGAGCAAACAGAAAAGATCAGTGGCCTTTCAGACTCTCAAAAACTTCTTTATGCTCAAGAGAGACCGTTTCAGACTCTCTCTGCTGGAATCGGTATCGGAACGCTTTTATGGTTTACGCGCGCGCCGTGCTGAAGCAGCCCTGCTGCGGACTGGGGTGCGTCCACGACGTGCCCTGCCCTCGAGGCCTGCTCTCCCAGGAGCGGCTCCGCACCACGTGGATCCCACGCTGGATGAGCGCTTACTGATTTTCCACGGATAGACGGAGGCTGTATTCGTGCGTCCGTCACCGGCTTGTTTTTCACATACGACAAAAGTCAGATTCGGGCTCAGATCATCTGACGTACTCATGTACAGCTTTGGATTCTTTGAACATAAGGACTACGAAGGGCTTTAtgtttttctcctctcccctTTGTGAATTAATTATGGGTTTAGTTTGCGAAAATGATGATTACACTTTGACAAGTAAAAGGCGACGCCTTATTTCTCATGAGCTCCCAAGTGAGGAACAATCTCATAATGCCTCTCCGCCGTTCTCATTTTATGTTGAAACCTGAAAATCCACTAGAATGAAACTGTAGGAGGGCAGAGGTGCAACGCCTCTCTTCTGGGTTGCCCAAGACCTGTGACGAGAGTCACCAAGGCAACAGAGAAACTCTTTCTTCACGCCTTAGACGCGAGCATGGCGAGACACGATGAGGGAGGGCGGGACACGACGGGGCAAGAAATCCTCGTCTGTCCGCACCTTGAAGCGATGGCTGAACACAAGGCACTGCAGTGTGAGGAGCCTCGGAATTGTGAGATACGGATCTCAACAATGCAACGCCTAAGGGCATTTCCATTCAGCGCTCGACCGGTAAAGCAGCGAAGAGGACAATGTGAGAAATGCAGGCAGTTGAATGAACGATTGTAAAGTGGAGGATCAAGGATCTTGCTTTTACACGTGCCGACGCAACAACGATAACGACAACAGCGGCGCGAAACCGAAAGGAAGCTGCAGTGGAAGAGTGACCCCTGTGCTCCTTCCTCCACACACACGCTCCGATGTCCGCGTTCGCGATTCCTTCCTCGTTCTGGTTCCAGATTGTGACCCTTTCGGTGTTTCTGCTTTCCAACAgcgtcaattaaaaaaaatcccgtttttttttttttttttttttttttggttgactTGACAAACAGGAAACATTTTAGTGAGGTTTTGGCAAGGGTGGTGACAGCCACAGCCGACCTGTTTGACaagcagttcattttttttttttatgtgtttcaaGAGATGAGAGCCTATAGATGTTAAGCAAACAAGAAATGAATTTCAGGCCTGCAATTTCTGCTAACAAAGATGACACTGTAATCCACCAACATCAACAGCCACTTGTTGCACTGAGCCACAGCCTATCCCcaaaacacagggcatagggagaacatcctggacaggacagtgGTTCATTGCAGGGCATCCCGggtgggacttgagccccatCCCCACCACACAGGGGGACACCTGCCAATCCccttgcgccaccacaccccccaacagCGTGATCAATTTTTCAAAAAGATAACTCAAAGCACGATGTTCGTCCTTAAAAAAGccgatagtgtagtggttagaactgctgttttttggacacagaggttgcaggtttgcgtctcacctccagctgtagtactcttgattaaggtacttacagtaaacttgcgccagtaaaaaaaaaaaaaaaaaaattacccagctgtataaatgggtaaataattgtaagtagctttggagaaaaatatgagcaaaatgaaataatgtaaaaataatacagtagtgAAGCAAGAGGGTGCAGTGGacttgcctgggtcctgctctcctgtgggtctgcggttcgagtcccgcttggggtgccttgtgatggactggcgtcccgtcctgggtgtgtcccctcaccctccagccttgtgccctgcttgtgttgctgggttaggctctggtttgttgcgaccctgcttgggacaaggatGTTTGGACGCAATGTGGTTATGTGTACAGTAATGAACTGCAATTTAATACTCGCTAAAGACCACACCAATAGAAGCATCTTAGTGTAGTTAACAGACAAAAAGTGGTTTATATAAGTCAAACCTTATAGTGTTTCCGCAGGCCTGGTAAGGCTTTCCAGAGAAATACATTAACAGCGCAACCCCTCACATTATACTCAGATCTTGTTGGTGTAGCATTTATTTTCTCGACTTCGTTACACGTGAATATTAACCAAATAACAAAGTGTGTGCAGAAGAACCAGCCGCCCGAATCCGACGCTGGGGGACCACTTGCGTTGCTTTCTAGGTAAGGAAGAAAcagaatgaaaagcaaaaaaaagaaatacaaatatacaatttattctttttaaaaaaatcagcagaaaaCCTTGCATTTGTTAAGGTTTTTGCTTCTGATTCATTTTAGTTGTTCACTTTCAGGGAAGCCCAAACCTGCGTCTAAATTAACTTTAATACTAGCCTGTATTCATAAGAAGCTCTCCTCCAGCACATCGGTATTTGAGTCAGTGCTGTTCATTCAGCGGGTCACACCCATGCTGTGTAGAAGAAGCGGAGAAATAAATTCTCTTTAACATTTTGCTATATGTCCATGAAGATGGACTCAGTCCGGCGTGCAAGCGAAGGACACTGCAGGAAGGATTTCGTACTATATTGTACCTTGAGCCATGAACATCAACCAGTGGACACAGAAGAGAGCTAAGACGCGCCTGA encodes the following:
- the LOC108919344 gene encoding glycine-rich cell wall structural protein-like → MSDQPKNPEKAKHGHDGQCEKGGKGEKKCEGEKGQGHGHGGHGHGGHGHGGGGHGRGGGHGRGSHGHGHDQGGDQGGQ